In the Dasypus novemcinctus isolate mDasNov1 chromosome 16, mDasNov1.1.hap2, whole genome shotgun sequence genome, TTACTGAAAGTATACAGTTAAGATAAAAAAttttgtggttcctcagaaagttcaatatggaattatcatatgaccagcagtcccacttctaggtatatacccaaaaaattgaaagcagggactcaaacagatatttgcacacgaGTGTTGATAGTAGCATTATCCACAGTTGCCAACAAGTAGAAacaatccaagtatccatcagcagatgaatggataaacaaaatgttgtatatgcatacaatagaatattattcacctttaaaaaggaatgaaatactgatacatgctacaacatggatgaaccatgaagaccttaggctaagtgaaagaagctggatacaaaaggacaaatgttagatgattccacttatatgaaatatttagactatgcaaattcatagagacaggaagtaaATTTGAGGTTACCAGAAACTAGTGGAGGGGATGGAAAGCTTTTCGAATATGGGTACGGAGCTTCTGTtttaggtgatgaaaatgttttggcaatggatggtagtgatggtagcaaaGCAGTGTAGATGTAACTAATTCCAGTGCattgcacacttaaaaattattaaaatggcaaattttatggtatatatatgttatcacaattttaaaaatttccttcaaaAGAAAGGAGTAGAAGCAATTAGAGGGATTTTCAGATTATAAgtcaaaaaatgtttttaaattctgtGCTGTATTAACAGTGCTATGTTTCATAAAACCAAGTCTGGGACTCAGGAGTCTTAATTACTactgaaaaataggaaaaaacaattttaatgaaAGCTAACTtccaattttgagaatttttattgAGAACTGGATGCTGTAATAATATTTAGCTATTAGCCATTAAGAATACCCAGattttgggaaacagactttggcccagtggtaagggcgtccgtctaccacaggggaagtccgcagttcaaaccccgggcctccttgacccgtgtggagctggccatgcgcagtgctgatgcgcgcaaggagtgccgtgccacgcaagggtgtcccccgtgtgagggagccccacgcgcaaggagtgcgcccgtgaggaaagccgcccagcgtgaaaagaaagagcagcctgcccaggaatggcgccgcccacacttcccgtgccgctgacgacaacagaagtggacaaagaaacaagacgcagcaaatagacgccaagaacagacaacgggggggggggggggggggattaaataaataaataaatctttaaaaaaaaaaaaaagaaaagaatacccAGATTTCTTTATATTGTTTCTATGCTGCCtgccttccaaaaaaaaaaagtcctataataaaactgaaaaattgtGCAAGCGTGTTAGGAAACTACAACTTCATTTACATAAAGGGAGCATATAAGGCTGAGAAGTGCTCCTTGGTAAAAGGGAAATTGGGAAAACATTTTCATAATGGGTTAGTTAGAAATAAAGATATCAGGAATATCCAGGAAGTGATAATGAATGGCAGACAGACGGCACAAGACAGGAAGCCTCTTAAATGTTGGTAAAAACAGGCTAGCATATAAGCGAAGGATGGAAATTATTACCAAGGGGAAAGatgcttcatttaaaaatgtaaaggttATTTCTTTCAATTCTCGAGTTGTTCCTCTGTGCCTGTATAGCACAATCTATAATGAAACCAACTTAGAATCCTTAAAATGGAAAACATACTAAAGAGTATAAAATTGTACTGGTAGAAATATTTTTTAGCTGATTAACAGACATACAAATCACAATgtacaagtaaaagaaaacatcCGTATGTGTCCAATACGGTGCAGTGGTTAAGAGCCCATACTCCACTTCAGGCTGCTACCATTCACATCCTGGCCCTGCCGTTCATTTTCTAGcttcatgaccttgggcaaattatgtAACCTCCTAATGCCCCAGTTTTCTCACCTGGAAAATGGTTTTTTAATAGGATTTTTGTATAGATTGAGTTAATATGTAAGGAGCTTAGAACATGCCTGCAAAATAATAAGTGCTATGTGTTAGTGTTGAGGTGCCATCCAGCGGTCCCGCTCCCAAAGAGGTAAGGaggaacagagcaagacaacacacagtaacccctctggagacgcaggctggtggcgcaggtctggtttattgaggaaatgtagtagcttttatagacggtgaggcaacgtgcaagcagtttactggctatgctaacttagcgaggctgattggttcatgcgctctagttgctggggggaaggcggATTTCCGAGGGACATGCCTCggcgccatcttttgggtggaaccccaaaggccttatagttagagaggttttcctatgtCTAACAAGGCGTCGGCGGCTTGCCCacatgttagctattattaatatACTCCAAGTTCCCCTAAAGGAAATCGTCCCCAACCCGTTTAAATGATTATCAACAACCAAATGAAAAACTCGTAATACAAAACAATCCATTAATGATTAAAAGCATTATGCAGAATGCATATTTccgaaatagatttttttaaagaaataaactaGAACTaacttttttccccttgattttcaCTTTTTAGAGTGGTGAAACCAGAACCATATCTCACTTTCATTATACTACCTGGCCAGATTTTGGAGTCCCTGAATCACCAGCTTCATTTCTCAATTTCTTATTTAAAGTGAGAGAATCTGGCTCCTTGAACCCTGAGCACGGGCCTGCAGTGATCCACTGTAGTGCAGGCATTGGGCGGTCTGGCACGTTTTCTTTAGTAGACACCTGTCTTGTTTTGGTAAGTGCTTATGATTTAATTttagtcttatttatttttcattgtttccactGGCAGAAGTAAGCTCTGATGTCAGTTTTCCAGAAATACGCTTTTCAAACttaaatttcttccttcttttggataAGTCTGAAAATCTCATTTCTGCCTTTGAACTGCCTCTTTTTTGTGACTGGTGGGATACATTTAAGTTTGTATAAAAAGATAATTGTAAGGGAGCAGAcacagctcaagtgattgagcgcctccttcccatacaaggtcccgggttcaatcccccatttaaaaggtaataataataataataatagatttCTTCAAGTAGACTTTTTTTTCCAGATAGTTTTGTATTACAAAAGTAATAGGTGctccctcttttttcttcccaaataTAAATTGTTGTATGATACTGACTGTCTTCCTCTTGGATGAGTACTTCTTCTGTCTTGCCTTAGCTTCCTTATTTACTAACTAGAGGTAATGATATAATCACTAGGTTTTAgggagaattaaatgaataaCTACTTTAGAATATTTAGGCATATCCCCAGTATATTgtaagtactcagtaaatgttattGTTAAAATTCCCCCAGggaatgtgtttttctttatcaCCCCTTTCCCAACCCCATCCTAGGTATAGTCTgggccttttcttctcctttagaGACATTTGTTTTCTACTTACTTGGGATACAGAGTCATTTCTCCTTCCCTTTATTATTGAATCACAGCCATCTACAATACTTTTGCCTTAATCACCATTTCATCCATTCCTCAGCCTTCCTGTAGTTTAATTTCTATATTCCTGGCTTGTTTTAAGATTATTAGTACCTTGGGGCTGTTTAGTAGACTGGTTTCCTTAACCTTAACCTTCAGGTCCTGTGTTGTCTTTCCTTCCCATTAGTCTCTGTCCTTCTAAAGATTAGCTACAATACATTATACTTCCTTCAGCGTTCTTACACTTCTTTAACATGACAGCTAGAACAAAGTAGATTCTCTGATGagtaaatttaatattattattcctGGTAAACACACACATTTTAACAGGATTGTTGATGTAACAGGCATGTTTATCAATACTCTGGGTAGAACATTTCAGATAGTATATCTCTATTGAAAAGTAGAAATTGGCACAGTTGCATCTTGTCACATCTACTGAATTGCTTTTCCAATCTACCTATATGTAGAGTGGATAAAAAATTGGattaagtaaaaatgaattttGACATGTTTAAAATTCGGTGTTTATTGAATTGATGACTATTAAaactgaattgtatgtttatgCCTGGTAGGAATGCATTCAGGCAAATAACAAATACTCTCCCAACcataatttcaaaaacaaaaaattaatttttggttttgttttgggtGTGTGTGAGGGGTGTGTTACAGTatcagatcaatgtccagaagtGATGCAGTAGCTCAACAGTGTCGTCATGCATGTAAGCACTTCCTGTCTCCCTTCTCTACCACCTGTAGAAGGCTGCTTTGGCCCAGGCGTGAGGGGGAGGGGCTCTGGACAAAAAGGCTCACTCCTGCCAAggcttctttttttcccaaaagatCAAAAGATCTCTGTCTTCTATTTAAACAAATCGAGGTGTGGGGAGCTGGCTTGTCGAGATGGGATGGGATATTCTTATTGTATACACAATAGTTACTGCTGCAATGTGAAATTCTCTTTGTAGTAAGAATCTTAGCAAtgatccagtattgcttttgtttCCTGGACTCTGTAACATCAAAAAGCTTCAATTATTTTCACCTCTTTTGCAGATGGAAAAAGGAGATGATATTAATATTAAACAAGTTTTACTGAATATGAGAAAATACCGAATGGGACTTATTCAGACACCAGATCAACTCAGATTCTCATATATGGCTATACTAGAAGGAGCGAAATTTATAAAGGGAGATTCAAATATACAGGTAAATTATCTTTACAGGGAAAATGGTACCCCTTTGTTGTAGTTAAAATACATTTAGCATCGAATATCTATTTTCAATTTAAGCatttatctttctctttccttcctaaaAGTCCTTCTTAAAATATGGTAAATCCAACTTGTCATCTTAAAATTTAGGTTCACTTTGTCATATATACCTCAGACTCGAGTTAATTCATGCATTTTCCTTACAGACCCTTGAAGAagtaagattatatatttttttaaatggaaattttcatGTGCAGGAGGTTTCAACATTTAATCATTAAATGTACCAGAAAATGTAGGTAGTTTGCCCCATTAAAAACCTGAAATGGGATTacagaatatttatttatgtaatagaTATTTCACTCTATAACAAAGAGCAACTTGAAGTCTTACGGCAGctataataaaattcaaataaaatgttCTACTTTTCTCAGATTGGTAGCTATATTCTCATGAAGAATATTTTCATCCTAAGTTGTAGGAGCTAAGTTCAAAGATAGATGATCTGAAATAGTGATTTATGTGTAGCactaacataaaatataaaatagaaataaataatgacaaattCCTATTTCTTATTTGCTCTAATCTCCTTGAACAGAAATATATAGTACCTCTTTGGGAATCTCTTTCAATATGGTTATCATAGGTGAGCACACGCTAGCTCTGTTACTTCTGGGATCAGAATATACTAATATTCTGAATAagctttttttaaatgacttcaaTCAGGCCATCTATCATAATGCTATAAGGATAAATAGTTAAATGTATCAAAGACAGATTAAAATGTTCTTTACTGTTTATTTAGTAGCTAATATTTTTATTCTGATCATTAGTGTTAACTATTCAAATCAAGCTTCATTAAATTTTATCCATaaactttaaaagttttattaagtTTTTGTTCAAATCTTTAAGTAGcactgaagaaaaattttaataaagagaAACACTGATAGTCAATTGCATCAGTCATAAAACTACTTAGTATGTAACAAACTGAGCCCATGGAACTCGAGACCTTACTTCGAAAGGCAAGCTTcattggaagtggatgtggctcaagcagttgttctcctgtctgccatatgggaggtccagggtttgattcccagggcctcctggtgaaggcaagctggccgcacagcaagctggcccatgcgaagtgcTGGCCTGcgaaggagtgctggcccgcacagcaagctgacccaagcagagagctggcacagcaagatgacacaacaaagagatagagaggagagacaataagagatgccgcagaccaggaaactgaggtggcgcaagagattgagcacctctctcctgctccagaaggtcccagggtcggTTCCTTGTGccacctgaagagaagacaagcagacacagaagaacacatagcgaatggacacagggaacagacagtgagcacaaaacaaatctttttttttttaaggcaagctTCAGGATATTGGTGTTTTGCTGATATTCCTTTGGCAATGAACAGTAATTTAGGAGAACCGAAGGAAATCTCAAATATTTTAGCATTAAGAAtagttctcttttttattttttaatttttattttaggaggtatcaggaattgaATCCGGGATcttgtacatgcgaagcaggcactcaacctctgaccTATACCCACCCAGCAGTTCTCATTTTTAAGTACATTTGAGCATTTTAACACCTTAAATCTGGAGTTTGCAAAGAAGTTAGCTGGACTAGGCCAAGCTTCCCCAGCCCTGGTAGTGTGCTTAAGCACCTTCCCTTGATTTCTTGGGTGTACTCTGAGAGTGATTTTAGGAAATATATGCTGTCCTGTGGGATAGCATCCTTTCCTCcaggttttatttttgctttgtttctttagtgCTAGAGTATTTGCTTGCTTTATGGGTGCACTTTTTTGTAGAATCTTTATATGGTAGTGCAGTTTGTAGCTAGGAGGAATTTTTTCTGTCCCAGTTTATCTAGTGTGCTGTAGCCATCAAACTCTGTTTAGCATTGGTAGCATGCTGTTCAAACACAGGCATTCTTACCCATTTtgggggttttcttttttttttaaacaaatcaattttgtttaaaaatattaacaaagtATACGGTTCATCCAGAGTATACAATCAGAGGCATTTGGTATAATgacaaagttgtgcattcatcactttagtcattattaaagcattttcgttatttcaataataagaataagaagaataaacaagaaaattcttcacctctcattctctctatgcatcccctgctgtacatagctgctatttctggctattcttgcacaattatttatttagccttttttactgagatatagtcacataccatgcagtttatccaaagtgtataattgatggcttttagtataatcacaatgttgtgcattcatcgccacaaaaacttttagaacaattttattactccaaaataattttaacataGATAATCTTAGCAGGGCGGTAGTCATTTATttggtctgtgattttttttttaatgaaaataaagagtGCAATTGGCTATAAAAATTTCAGTCTATGTGGAGGTGTAAAGCACACAAAAGTGAAAATCCTCTTTAACTTATTCACCCCAGATTTTTGAtatattgagttaaataaaatatattattaaaatttatttcacctttttttaACATAGctactggaaaattttaaattatgtatgtgGTTTGCATTATATTTCACTGGACAGTGCTATGTTGGAACCTTAGCCTAGAACAGAAGTGTTAAATGTAAGAGAAGTAAAGTTCCCTAAAATCTTAAATCATAAAACTTCAGAAAAACCCAAAGTTCTTTTTTAGCATAGAAACCCACAACTGTATGAATGTAACTGTAGACGTATACTGTAAAAGTTTCTCATTTGACATACAAGGAAGTGATCGTTGATTTATGAAAaggctcttctttctctctgtacaTCTACATCTTTTTGCCACCTCTGTGTTTTGGGAAAAACTAATACTTGTAAGAAGCCCGGTGTGGGCTTGTTGGCAGTGTGGAGAAATTTCCAGAATCTCTGTGTCTCTAGAGCACTTTCTTCTCAGAAGCACTCTACCCATGTAATTCTTCCTCTCCGTGTTTTCCTAAAGGAGACACCTGCATTCACCCTCAGTCGTGTTTTAGATGTACAGGATGAGTGGTATCTTCATTTTTGCATGTAGTTTGTTACTTTTTCTGGGAACAGTTCCTGTCATGTGGTTGGTAATTCAGACCTGATGTTGTGGGATCCCTAACTGGTAATATTTAATGCTACTAATATagtattaaatgtaaatgatataatttctgaaaATAGCATTGGGTTTCAAGTTCAATTCCatcacttttatttctctttgactAGCTTTCTTCAGTGGCAGAGAAAAGGGATGAAGGTATAGGTAGTGAACAGAGAAATGCTAAAAGCAGCATGTGGCACACGGGAATGCAGTTCATCATGATTACAGGATGGAAAGAAAGATTACAGACCCACCCTCTAAACAACTGCCCTTCAGGCACCAAATGAGAACTTGTACGAGATTATAGTTTAGTGGAATCTAAAAAACAGCATCCCCAGTGAGTAGGGACAAGTTGAAGCAGGTGGTTTTGGCATGCCTCCTTGCCTGTGTGATACTTGGAATGCAAAAATGAGTGGGTTTTGCACTTAAAGACAGAGCAAAatgatgtcatttttaaaaaaagaattcgcTAGCATTAAATATCACTCTTTTTCTTCCCCCTTAGTAAATTTTTCCCTTAGTGCTTTTCTTGTTGACAGATTCTGAATTTGTTGCATCCTTGCAAGTGTTGTCCCGTAGGACTTGATTTTAGGCTTCGTGTCATTGTTGACATTGCTGAGTTTTGTCCTGGTATAAAGCCAAGTTGCTGTAACAAGCTGTCAGTGAagaatgaaaacttcaaaaattgACCATAGATTCTAGAGACAATTTAACATTTTTCCTGGGGACTTTCTTAAACTATCCAGTGTCTGAATTCAGTGAGCTTTTAGAGATGCAGATGATTGTCAGGGATTATAGGGTAGTCATCCTAGCCCCCTGGGTACGATTCAGCCCTGTTATTTATTAGTTGCAATGCTGGGGCAAGTTACAGTGCTGCCCCCGTCTCCCAAGGTCACCGTGACGCAGTGGAGCCCAGCCTGGCATGCAGTAAGCACTTAGTGTCTCATCTACTGCAGTTCCCCCCAGGGTCTGTCACCACCAGACATACTGTTTAGACTGAGTAACAAAAATGtgcaagggaagagaaaaaattacCATAGTTATCCACAAGGAAAATAACCTCACTCCTTGTGCTCCATTATAGCTGTTTCCTAACAACTGATATATTCTTCTGGACACGTTTGGAGTCCTTGCTGAGGAGCGTTCAGCCCGTCCAGTGCTCTGCTGTGGCCAGCGGCTTCTCTCCTTGGGTCTGTGTCCTTCTCAGCCTTTCTCGCAGGCCAGGCCCGGCAGGGTCTGCCCCTGCAGCCACACCACCCCAGACTGTAATGTCACCTTCTGCCACAGCCAGCAGTTGTAGACTTCATGTTCTGCCAGTCTTTCGTGAATCAACTTTTAAGAACACAAAGTGGCATTAATTTTGCAGCTTATTTAATAAAACAGCCATATCTGTGAAAACAGAATGTGGtaaaatgcctttaaaaaaattcctcttCCATGACTATGAGACAGATTAGAAACTAGTAAATCCTGAATGGAATGGATTTTCCAGAGTTTCGTTTTGTTCATAatctaaatatatatgcattgcttTGAACAGTGCTGTTTTGCACATAAGTAACTCCAGGGAGCAAGTGTCCTGTCAATGCCAGAAAACTCTTAAGTTGCAGTGTTACATCTCTGTTCAAAATCGTTCAAATACTCAGGCAGTGAGTATAGGGTCCCCTTTTCATTCAGTCTGAGGTTTCTTGCTTCCCCAGTAGGATCCAGACCACTTCTGAGGTGGCTAAGCCTAAGTGGACCCCGGCCCTGAGCCCGTACAACAGTCCCCAGTGGTCAGAACCATGGGCTGTCGCTGCCACCGCATTAACTGGCAAGGAGGTGGGCGGCGGCGTCCCTATGCCAAGGCGATGTGCCGCCTCGGCCCCTGCAGGGGTCCCTGCTTTTGTTTTCCAGGGCCCACATGCACTTGGCGCCTCTTCTCCGCCTCTGCCCAGGCATGGTGGCATAGCAGACAAGGTGTAGGACATAGAGACAAGGTGTAGGTACTTCCACACGCACTTGACGGGAGCCCGCACGGCGGCCTCCTGAGGCACGGGATGGCATTCCGTGTTCAGAGAGGAGGCGCTTGGGCTCTGTCTTCACCTTGGTGACTCCTGCCCCTGTGTCCTCTGCTCCGAGGTCCAGGCCTGCCTCCGCCTGTACCTGAGGTGGAGACGACCGACCTAGAGTTGTCCTTCACGAGCCTGGACGGGCAGGGAGCACGGAGGGGCCAGGCCCCGTCCAGGTGTGCACACCTCTCGTCCTGGGTTAAAATCTCCTTACTGCACCTGATGTTGTAGTGAGAGTCCAGGATAGCCTGTCTCAGATAGGGAAAAGCCCACGAGATTTTATTAAAGTTACTGTATTCAACTATGTACTGTATTCCTAAATACTAAACTCTATTAGTTCTTAATTTCCAAACTTAGGGATATTTAGAACAGCTGTGGTGTCGTcgcctttttatttttcatttatctgtggACATGACAGGATTTTCTAAgttaaagataaaatttcaaTTCATAAATCTCTTTTATTTAAGGAAAACCAAATTTTTACaatttgcctttgttttttatttcttttccctatcTAGAAACAGTGGAAAGAACTTTCTAAGGAAGACTTATCTCCTGCTTTTGATCTTTCACCACCcaaaataattactgaaaaataCAATGGGAACAGACTAGTCTTAGAAGAAGAAAAACTGGCAAGTGACAGATGTACGGGACTGTCCTCTAAAACGCAAGATACTGTGGAGGAAAACAGTGAGAGGTGAGCCTGCTGGGATATGCTTGAAAAGAGGAGgacactccccccccccttttttttttcggTTCAGTAAATTCGGTGGATGTGAAATAATATAGACCCACTCATTTACTTACTGCCTACAGGTATGtaagtggtatatgggaatatcATTCTCAGAAGCTTTCAGTCTGTTAAGAAGCCAGTACTGATGGCTATAAACCAGTTGAAAAGTGGTTTGAAACAATACTAATTGAGTGCAAAGGTTAATATAATTAGGtaccaaaatgtataaaatgatacagaaaataGATGGTATAAATACTTTAACCTGCCATTTGTAAAGTTATATAGTAGTTGTGCTGTGGCTATAATGCATTTGATAATATACCTTTAATAAAAGTGTAAAATATTtcgtttaaatattttaaacttaattcCATTATAGGAGGAAGAAAGTCTTTCAGAAAAAAtccctaaaatttctttttatgccttttgattttttaatccaTATGAATATATTAACtattcagaattttaaatttgaaaaatataatttctaagACTCAAATTATGTCACACACATTAGGAAGCTGTTATCCTGAGAGCAAGTCTCTTATAAAGTAAATGAGCTCTTTTGCTTCCTCACTGCTGAATctcaatataacttttctttttctttctgtcaaaTATACTTTTTCTGTGGGAAATTTAAGTTGTAGTCATATTTGTTACATTGAAATCTTGGAATGTACGGATAAAATAATCAGATGTCTCCTATACTTTATAGCTGCGCTTCTGTATTTTCCCAATATGGAAATTGGAttcttgaaattttataaaagtaaatgtGTTGCAATATCTACTATACATGTCAATATATATTATATCAGAAGAGTGTGTTGTGACTTGGCAGTGTTACTCCATTTTCATGACTTTAGTGGTTTTAgagtatttcttctcttttcaccccaaatataatatatttaaattaagaaataaggTTTTGAATTATCTTAGCATAATGTTCtgtggggttttgtttgtttgctagtCCAATTTGTGGAATTAAAAACAGACTTAATGGACGTGGTGACTGAAATGGTGTCCTTTGCACTCCAGGAGCACAGTCCCAAAATTGCTAAAGAATGAGGCCTATGAATAGAAATTTTAGGCATTGGTGACTtttaagaaaattctttagacttgaaactacaaaaattaaaaataaaaataacttagcCAGGTGAAGAAAGGGTCATGAGTAGTTGTAAGGCCGTCCTGCTTGTCCATGTTTGGAAGTGCAGGGATGAGCAAACCACTTCAGAGGCATAGCGCGAGAGCAGAgggctgctggggggggggggggcggggtctGTGCGCACCTGTGCTAAGTTCTTCTTTcgcttttttcttttcctctgagaTGAGACTGGAGCATGTTTGAGAGCAGGGGCTGGGAGTGGGAGAACCAACAGAAAAGTAAGGATTCTGAGCAGAGAGGACTAATTGACGGAGCGAAGTTAAAGAAAAGTAAAGGAGGAGCTGGAACCAGCCCATAAAATAAAGATTACCCTTTCAAAAATTACTTCTCAGTCCCAATAAATGTTAATACTAATAGATAGCTTTGTATTAGAGATCCTTATAACATAAtattaaaatctcataaaaagaatttaaactaTTCAAAGGAATAGAACACAATacttcctttcttcattttcattattaagtATCCTCCAAAGCAGTGTTTTTCAAATGTAGGTTACAGTTCCATAatcatgaaattaattttattggttataaaaagcatttttaaacaaGTAAGTAGAACAGAAATCATCGGCATATTCACAAGTAGTAACTATAAGTATTTTTAGCCTAttcttatatatgtatgttttatgTGTAAATTCTATATATTTACACATTTACTGTGTATGGTTACTGTGTTGTGGTGGGAAGGTATCTCTCACTGTACGTGGCAGTCAAAGTTTGAGAGCCAGTATTCTCAATTATAATGTATCCCATAAACCTGGGATGAATAGCACTTGGATGTATATGAAGTACAGATTATTGGGTGCATTTCCCGTACCCATCTGTGTGTTCATGTGGTGTAAATCATTCCTGCTGAGCCGTGTATTGGCATTACTTGCTGTGTGTGCTAGCGTGAGGAATTTCACATGGTCTTCCATGGGCCGGGTTCCACTCCTTGTCAGCTTGTGGCCTAAATCATGTCAGTGTGGGAAAACCTGACCAGGTCCCATTTGGTAGTTTATTACACAGACATAATTTCCTTAGGGCCAACTAAGTAAAGTAAGAGTGTATTATAGCACAAATTTGGAATAGTCCTTACTTCTGGAATCCTTTGGTGTTTGCATCTAGTCAGTCCCTGAGAAAATATTGGATAGTGCACCTTTGTTAAGCAAGAGcctctatttcattcttttaaatgggAAAAACTATAATGTTCTAAACCCAACCAAAAACCATAACcaacttctccaaaaaaaaaaaaaaaaaaaacttttaaaacgcCCATATAACAAAGCATTAAA is a window encoding:
- the PTPN2 gene encoding tyrosine-protein phosphatase non-receptor type 2 isoform X7, whose protein sequence is MVWQQKTKAVVMLNRVVEKESVKCAQYWPTKDDREMLFKETGFSVKLLSEDVKSYYTVHLLQLENINSGETRTISHFHYTTWPDFGVPESPASFLNFLFKVRESGSLNPEHGPAVIHCSAGIGRSGTFSLVDTCLVLMEKGDDINIKQVLLNMRKYRMGLIQTPDQLRFSYMAILEGAKFIKGDSNIQKQWKELSKEDLSPAFDLSPPKIITEKYNGNRLVLEEEKLASDRCTGLSSKTQDTVEENSESVLRKRTREDRKANTAQKVQQMKQRLNETERKRKRWLYWQPILTKMGFVSVILVGAFVGWTLFFQQNAL